Proteins encoded within one genomic window of Pirellulales bacterium:
- a CDS encoding arabinan endo-1,5-alpha-L-arabinosidase — MLKSICYLAAIVVGFTMAYVTAAIFAQNLAPPNAATASTTDLETLHRDGNRDLRVHDPSTIVKCKDEYWVFSTGFNTPSFHSKDLVNWTRGPRANANPPAWIKQAVPRNRGNDFWAPDVIKVGDQYMLFFAVSSFGKNTSAIGVATNPTLDPTDPAYQWTDRGIAVESKTTDDFNALDPAAFLDPNGKLWLSFGSFWSGI, encoded by the coding sequence ATGCTGAAATCTATTTGCTACCTTGCCGCGATTGTCGTTGGGTTTACGATGGCGTATGTCACGGCGGCAATTTTTGCCCAAAATTTGGCGCCGCCCAATGCTGCGACGGCATCTACGACCGACCTGGAAACCCTGCACCGCGACGGCAACCGTGACCTGCGCGTGCACGATCCTTCTACCATTGTAAAGTGCAAAGACGAATACTGGGTGTTTTCCACGGGATTCAACACGCCTTCGTTTCATTCCAAAGACTTGGTGAATTGGACCCGCGGTCCCCGGGCCAACGCCAATCCGCCGGCCTGGATTAAGCAAGCGGTGCCGCGCAACCGAGGGAACGATTTCTGGGCGCCGGACGTGATCAAAGTCGGCGATCAATACATGCTGTTTTTTGCGGTGTCGAGTTTTGGAAAAAATACCTCGGCCATTGGCGTGGCTACAAATCCGACGCTTGACCCGACGGACCCGGCTTATCAATGGACCGATCGTGGGATTGCCGTCGAATCGAAAACCACCGACGATTTTAACGCGCTCGATCCGGCTGCATTCTTGGATCCCAACGGCAAGCTGTGGTTGTCGTTCGGTTCGTTTTGGAGCGGCATCAA
- a CDS encoding VWA domain-containing protein, whose translation MSLSFEHLWYLALLLLVPVFWMLGYHRLAILGRWRRAIVLLLRTAVLACVVCALAQMQLVHTSDRLTVFYLLDQSVSIPETQREAMAGYVNQSIAQHRSAVRRDRASVIVFAKEPAVDYPPLDENLRLTSNTETSVNGNFTNLAGAMRLALATLPADSAGRVVIVTDGNENLGNAAEEAQQLAARGIGIDVVPIRYQSRSEIAVEKLELPAEIQIGVPFELRVVLANLAADTTDAKTVPAHVQIFRKADGDEQQLLDQAIELPPGKRVFSLREKIDIANTYTYTARLVPDNPADDYWQQNNTASAFTQVRGQGRVLFIVDATHPDDFRTLIDRLQHEKLEVRVQDTDNLFTSLSQLQAFDTVILADVPREDFADSQIKMLVANTQQLGAGLIMLGGPSSFGAGGWAHTDLEAALPVDCEVKDPKARPINALALVIDRSGSMTGEKLAMAKAAAAASVDMLSPTDYVTVIAFDAVAFPVVPLVRKQDSQTIQSRIDRLGADGGTNMQPAIMMAHEQLARAADAAVRHMVIMTDGQTQGTNYPQLIQQLHQEKITTSTVALGADADFLLLEQMARAGGGRYYNAKTPRVLPRIFQQETRIVTRPLVFERPTGLQPQITLPHEILKGISAPPPITGFVLTTRKENPLVEVPLVSPLLAEQENHSLLATWTYGLGKVVAFTSDAGHRWASRWTAWPDYDKLFSQMVRWSLRPAGDPGQFVIDSAVHDGVLRLTINAFDKEDNYLNFLNPAGSVVGPDMQAQAVQIRQTAPGRYVGEVNVPVAGSYSFAFSPSPGAAPILSGVNVPYSSEFLDRQSNDRFLAELASITPAGGKPGQVIHDENDNGLPGLLSANVFRHDLRPAVSSHDLWPPLLLCASYLFLCDIVVRRVRFDFGWLARGIRQVRSRLGHRETPAVVATIARLRSRKAAVIRTTELQKSLARWEPDPEVDFADQPSELLSNAPASSPKPEADQSNSPEPDTYTSRLLKAKYQASKQLDSGRADREHNG comes from the coding sequence GTGTCTTTGTCGTTTGAACATCTCTGGTATTTGGCGCTGTTGCTGCTTGTACCCGTCTTTTGGATGCTGGGTTACCACCGGCTGGCAATTTTGGGGCGCTGGCGGCGGGCTATCGTCTTACTGCTGCGAACGGCGGTGCTGGCGTGTGTGGTGTGCGCGCTGGCGCAAATGCAGCTTGTGCATACCAGCGACCGGCTAACCGTGTTCTATTTGCTCGATCAATCGGTCAGCATTCCGGAAACGCAGCGAGAGGCGATGGCCGGGTATGTGAATCAATCGATTGCCCAGCACCGCAGCGCGGTCCGGCGAGATCGAGCCAGCGTCATTGTGTTCGCCAAAGAGCCGGCCGTCGATTATCCGCCGCTGGACGAAAATCTGCGGCTGACCAGCAACACGGAAACGTCGGTCAACGGAAACTTCACTAATCTTGCCGGCGCCATGCGGCTGGCTTTGGCTACTTTGCCTGCCGATTCCGCCGGCCGGGTGGTGATTGTCACCGACGGCAACGAAAACCTGGGCAATGCCGCCGAGGAAGCCCAGCAGCTTGCTGCGCGGGGAATCGGAATTGACGTAGTGCCTATTCGTTACCAATCGCGCTCGGAAATTGCGGTGGAAAAGCTTGAGCTGCCCGCCGAAATTCAAATTGGCGTGCCGTTTGAATTACGGGTGGTGCTGGCGAATTTAGCAGCGGATACAACCGATGCCAAAACGGTGCCGGCCCATGTGCAAATTTTCCGCAAGGCCGACGGCGATGAGCAACAATTGCTCGATCAAGCCATCGAGCTTCCGCCGGGCAAGCGCGTGTTCAGCCTGCGGGAGAAAATCGACATTGCCAATACGTATACCTACACGGCTCGTCTGGTGCCCGACAACCCGGCGGACGATTATTGGCAACAAAACAACACGGCCAGCGCGTTCACCCAAGTTCGCGGCCAAGGGCGGGTGCTGTTTATTGTCGATGCGACTCATCCCGACGATTTCCGAACATTGATCGATCGCCTGCAGCACGAAAAATTGGAAGTGCGGGTGCAGGATACCGACAACCTGTTCACTTCGCTCAGCCAGTTGCAAGCGTTCGACACGGTGATTTTGGCGGACGTGCCGCGGGAAGATTTCGCCGATTCACAAATCAAAATGCTGGTGGCCAATACGCAACAATTAGGAGCGGGCCTGATCATGCTGGGCGGGCCAAGCAGTTTCGGCGCTGGAGGTTGGGCCCATACGGATCTGGAAGCGGCGCTGCCGGTGGATTGCGAGGTAAAAGATCCCAAAGCGCGGCCCATCAATGCCCTGGCCTTGGTCATCGATCGCTCCGGCTCCATGACGGGGGAAAAGCTGGCCATGGCCAAGGCGGCGGCTGCGGCTTCCGTCGACATGCTTTCGCCCACCGATTACGTTACGGTAATTGCCTTTGACGCCGTTGCCTTTCCCGTGGTACCGCTGGTCCGGAAGCAAGATTCGCAGACGATTCAATCCCGTATCGACCGGCTGGGCGCCGATGGCGGCACCAACATGCAACCGGCCATTATGATGGCGCACGAGCAGCTGGCTCGCGCCGCCGATGCCGCCGTCCGGCACATGGTGATCATGACCGATGGCCAAACCCAGGGGACAAATTATCCGCAACTCATCCAGCAGCTGCACCAGGAAAAAATCACCACCTCGACCGTGGCCTTGGGCGCCGATGCCGATTTTCTTTTGCTGGAGCAAATGGCCCGTGCCGGCGGTGGACGTTACTATAACGCCAAAACGCCCCGGGTGTTGCCGCGGATTTTTCAGCAGGAAACGCGGATTGTCACCCGGCCTTTGGTTTTCGAGCGTCCCACCGGCTTGCAGCCGCAAATTACCTTGCCGCATGAAATTCTTAAAGGCATTAGCGCGCCGCCGCCAATCACCGGATTTGTACTAACCACGCGAAAGGAAAATCCGCTGGTCGAAGTGCCCTTGGTTTCGCCGCTGCTGGCGGAGCAAGAAAATCATAGCTTGCTGGCCACGTGGACCTACGGCCTGGGGAAAGTAGTGGCTTTTACCAGCGATGCCGGCCACCGCTGGGCCAGCCGTTGGACCGCCTGGCCAGATTACGACAAGCTATTCAGCCAAATGGTCCGTTGGTCGCTGCGTCCCGCGGGCGATCCAGGGCAATTTGTGATCGATTCGGCAGTTCACGATGGCGTGTTGCGGCTCACGATCAACGCGTTTGACAAGGAAGACAATTATCTGAATTTCCTTAACCCAGCGGGGAGCGTGGTCGGGCCCGACATGCAGGCGCAGGCTGTGCAAATTCGACAAACCGCGCCGGGGCGTTATGTGGGCGAAGTGAATGTGCCGGTCGCTGGCAGTTATTCGTTTGCATTTAGTCCCTCGCCTGGCGCCGCGCCGATTTTGAGCGGCGTGAATGTCCCCTACTCTTCCGAATTTCTGGACCGCCAATCGAACGACCGCTTTTTGGCCGAACTGGCAAGCATTACTCCCGCCGGCGGCAAGCCGGGACAGGTCATTCACGACGAAAACGACAATGGCTTGCCAGGCTTGCTTTCGGCCAATGTTTTTCGGCACGATTTGCGTCCGGCCGTCAGCAGCCACGATTTGTGGCCGCCGTTGCTGCTGTGTGCCAGCTACCTGTTTCTGTGCGACATTGTGGTACGCCGCGTGCGGTTCGATTTCGGCTGGCTGGCGCGCGGAATTCGACAAGTGCGCAGCCGGCTTGGGCATCGCGAAACGCCGGCTGTGGTGGCAACAATTGCCCGATTGCGCAGTCGCAAGGCGGCGGTCATCCGAACTACCGAATTGCAAAAATCTTTGGCACGCTGGGAGCCGGATCCCGAGGTTGATTTTGCGGATCAACCGTCGGAACTCCTGTCAAATGCGCCCGCCTCCTCACCGAAACCGGAGGCCGATCAAAGCAACAGCCCTGAACCGGATACCTATACCTCCCGTTTGCTCAAAGCCAAATATCAAGCGTCCAAGCAACTTGACAGTGGCCGAGCCGACCGTGAACATAACGGCTAG